The Tumebacillus amylolyticus DNA segment TCCCACCTCGAAGCTGTACAGATTGCCCTTCTTGGCTACGCTCCGGTGAAGGGCAAGAAGCCCGCGGACACCTTCGAGTTCTCCAGCAGCCTGAACTCGATGTCGGTTGGCCTTGAAATCGATGGGTTCAGTTTCTCCCGAAGCTTCACCCGTGCCGTCAAGATGTCGAAGGGGGTGCCGGAGGTCAAGATTTCGCAGACCTTGAGCATTTCCCCCTCCCGTGGGGAAAGCAACGACACCGAGAAAAAGGCCCGAGTCGCTGCGGAGGTCGGGAACTTCCCCGTCATGCTGGACTTCAAGGAATTTCTCAACCTGTCCGACGCAAAACGGCGTGATTTCATGTATTCCCTCGTCGGCCAAGGGAACACGTGGGATAAAAAGCGCGTGGCTGAACACTTTGACGATCTCCTCACACACGAGCTGGAGATTCGCCAGCCAGACACATATCTGATCCTGCAAGAAACCATTTCCCGTTCTCTAGAGGAGTACCAGGACGAAATGACGATTGACGAAGGTCTGATCGCAATCATCGGGTACGTCACGGACCAACTCTCGCTCTGGAAGTCCAAGGCGCGTGACACCGAGGGCGCGATCCGGGTTGCAACAGAACAGAAGAACGAACTCGAGCAAACGGATCGGAACATCAAAGAGAACGAGGCTCGCCTGACGGAGCTACGCGATAAGTTGCTGTCCTTGTCTACCAAGATCGCAGAAGACGGCCAAAAGAAACGGATCATGGATCAGCGAGCCGAACGCATGCAATGGCTCCAAGACTTGATTCAAAAGCTTAAGGATCAGCCACCTGTCTCGATAGACTCCCTCGAATCGGAGATCGCGATGTTGGAAGGGCAAATGGACCACACCAACGATCAAGAGGAATACGATGCTCTGTCGTCCGAGAAAAAGGCAAAGCAAGGTGAACTGGAAGCTCTACGGAAAACGATCAGCCTTATGGATGCCGAAGGCAGCAAGCTGAATGCAGAGATCGCTTCGATTCAGCAGACGCTGGACACCATCGATAAGAACAAGGGTGTCTGCGTGATTCAGCATCAGATCAAGTGTGACAAGGATTTCACCGCATATCAGACCGATGCAGCACTACAAATCAAGGAACGAACTGACCGTGGTTCCGAACTCTGGCAAGAACGTGAAGAAGCTCGTTTGCAGGGGGAACAACTGGTTACCCGCATCAGCGAGATCGAGCAACTCATGAGTGAGATTATGCGCCGTACCCAACAGCGTCAGAAGGAGAATCAAGCGCGTTCCAACCGCGTCACTGCCCTCAACAAGCAAATCAACGAGATCAACGCTGCTGAGAAGAAGCGTCTCAACGATTTGGATGCCGCTCAAAAAGAGTACGACACGCTGTTTACGGCCCCTCCCGAGACGATTGGTGATCTCACGTTGATGGCAGAGCTTCGCGCCGGTTACGAGCAGGAGATTGCAAAACTTGAACGAGTTCTTCCGGAACAACGTAAATCCCGCGATCTGCTCCAGCAATCCCGACGGACGATCATGGACAACATGAAGGCCGAGTACAAGCAGCAGGCGTTCGAGATGGTCAAGCAAGCCTTGGGGCCGAAGGGCATTCAGGGTGAAATCGTCAAGACGATGCTCGACCCGTTGCGTGACGACATCAAGGGCAACCTCGCCGCTCTGGGCATCCACCGCGATGTCTTCTTCCAGACCGAGTCCGACACAGGGCAGGAAGTCTTCCGCTTCGGCTGGATGAACGGTGATCAGCGTTGCCACTTCGACACGCTCTCGACTGGCCAGCAACTCATGTTCCTGATCGCCTTCCTCGTTACCGTCATCGACCGTGCAAACCCACCGGTGAAAGTGCTGGCGGTGGATAACATCGAGAATTTGGACGAGCAGAACCTTCAATCGGCGCTGATGGGCCTGTTGTCGCTCAAGTTTCGCCTCGACAACATCCTGATCGCGGGCGTCATCGATCCGAAAATTGCCCGCAATGCTGGTTGGACGGTTCATGAGATTCCGCCGCGGAGTGCTTTGGAAACAACTAACGCGGCGGACGCAATGACTAGCCAAAAGGAGAGCGAAGACCTTGAGTTCTGAGAAGAAGGGTTTGCGTTGGAATTCTGACTTGTCCGATTTGACCAGAATCCTTGAGATGCAAAAGTCCGCAGCTAGATGTTTGGATCGCATGCACGGAGTCATGGTCCGCATGGAAGAGAATGAGGAAGCGGATGTGTTACTCGCGGCTTACAGACTCATGAGTAAATACGCTGAACAAACGAGCAACATCATTGTCGAGGAAGTCTTAGAAATCAATGGAGGTGGGAATGCAGATGCTCAACGGTTTGAATCCAGCCCAACACCAAGCGGTCACATCCAGTAGCAAACGCATCTGCGTCCTCGCCGGCGCGGGAACTGGGAAGACGAAGACTCTGACCTCCCGGATCGCGTATCTAAACGACGAACACAGGATCGGGACCAGCGGCATGCTGGCCCTGACCTTCACTCGCCTCGCCGGATTGGAGATGAAGGAACGCATCGCATCCCTCGTCGGGGAGCAGAAAGCAAAAGAGATGTTCTGCAATACATTCCACGCCTTCTGTGTGACCGCTCTCCAGCGGTACGGCAACCGCCTTGGACTGGAACCGAACTTCACCATTTACGACCCCGAAGACCAAGAGTCCGTAGTCGAGCAGGTGATTAAGGATCTCAAGGTCAAAGCGAAGGTCGCTGACGTATTCCTTGACATCAACTGCTTCATTCGTGGTGAGGAGAAATTCAAGTCCGAGGCAACCCGCTTGGCCGCGACTGAGTACAAGTACCGCCTCAAACGGAACAACGCAATCAGCCTTGACGAACTCTTGCTTCGGACCCTGATCCTCTTCAAGCAAGAGGCCGTCGCCGAATACTACCGCGAGTCGTACCCCTACGTCTTCGTCGACGAGTTTCAGGATACGGACGAAATTCAGTGGGAAATCATCCAACTCTTCCGTCCCAAAAACCTGTTGGTCGTTGGGGATGACTTTCAAGCAATCTACGGTTGGCGCGGTGCGCGCGTCGAGAACATCCTCGAGGTCGCGGAAGATCCGGCGTACGAGGTGGTCAAGCTTGAGCAGAACTACCGCTCCACGTTGCCGATCGTTGATGCCTCAAACTCGCTGATCAAGCACAACACCAAGCAAACGGAAAAAGTCCTTGTCACCGACCGTCCGGGCGATCCCGTAGTGACACTGCTCGACTTCGTCAACGAGGAACAAGAGGCCGCGTACATCGCCGATCACGTCATGCAACATCGCCGTGCTGGTGGTAAGTTCTCTGATGTCGCGGTCCTTGCCCGGACGAACCGCCAACTATCTCTCGTAAAAGACAAACTGCGAGAAGGCGCAATCCCGGCTTTGATCATCAGCAAGGACTCTGACCCGCTCGCCAAGCCTGACGTCCAGAAGTTGCTCAAGTACATCGCCTACATGATCAACCCGTCAGACGAGCGTTCGTTACGGAGCTGCATCAACTTCCCAGAACGACGGATCACGGACTTGCAGATGTCCGGCGCGGAAGTGGATGCGGGGTTTGGTAAAAGCCTTCGTGAGGCAATGGAAGATCAGGCACCCAAGTGCCGTAACTTCTTCAACCAGATCGATGCGACGACCCGGAACGGTGACAACAACTCGTTTTGGAGTGATGACGCATGGCTGGTAATACAGGGATGTGCCTTTGATCTTGGCCTCAAGGACTTCTACACCGACCATAGCTTACAAAATCGCTATGAGGATGTACGGGCGGGCTTGACCTTCGCCCAGCGCTGGTGCAACCAGCAACACGCTGCCGGTGAGCGCGCAGATATCCAAACCTTCATGAAATGGATTCACATCCGCGATCTGCAGGATTACTACCAACGAGATGTCGACGCCATCCAACTCTTCACGATCCACGGCTCCAAGGGTTTGGAGTTTGACACCGTGATCATGGTCGGCATGAACCAAGGAACATTCCCGTCGAAGCGATCGATGAAGACCGACCCCGAGGAAGAGCGCAGGTTGGCATACGTCGGCGTGACGCGGGCGAAGCGTCACTTGATCCTGACGCGACCACAAACGACTTTTGGATACGGCAAGATGACGGAACACGAGCCGTCGCAGTATATCCGTGAGCTGGGGCTTGCGGTGCAAGTATGAACAGATAGGAAGTGATGAGGATGAAGTGCTGCGAAGGGCTTGTCGCCTTTTCAAATTGGCTCGAAACAAACCCGTTGGATGCAACTGCTCAGGCGCTTTGGATGCACCTGTTTGCACTCTGGCAAAAGGGTGGTTCCCCGGACGAGTTTGTGGTAGCCAATTCGACGCTTGAGGCGAAAATAGGCGTCACTTTTAAGCCCTTGAACAATCACCGCAACACCTTGATCCAGCGCGGTCTGATCTCTTACCAAGGTCTGCCGAAAAGGAAGGGCGGGAAGTACCGCCTTCTCCTCTTCGCTCAATCTATAGGAACATCTGTAGGAAAAAGTCCTATAGATACTCCCATAGATATGGATGTTACCCGATCTATGGGAATAAGTCGCACAGAAAGTCCCACAGATCGTCCTATAGATCCTCCCACAGATGCTCCCATAGATCGTCCTACAGATCATCCCGCAGGTGTGTTTCTTCAAGAAGGAATGAATGAAAGAAAGAATGACGGAATGAATGAAACGCGCGCGGAGGAGAAAGTGGAAGATCCATGGCAGACCATGCAATCTTTGTTCCGTCAAACGTTTGGACGAGCCATGCGAAAGACCGACTACGATGTCGTGAACGAGTATCTTGACGATGGAATGGATATTTCAGTCATCGTCTACGCTCTCGAAGCAGCTAAGGCGAACGGAGCTGACACAGTGAAATACCTGTGGACCACTATTGGCGATTGGTTTGCCAACAGGAACGTCAAGACAGTTGCCGACTACCTACGCATGATGGAGCAGCAACAAACAGATCAACCACCCCAACCACCTCGTCAACAGCAACAGGGGAAACGTAGCGGGGGCATGCAAAAAAACAACGTCGTCCCAATATCAGATTACGACCGTGATGTAATCGAAGCCTGGGCGAATCGCGGCGGAAGGCAAAGCGGATAGGAGGTGTTGACCGATGAAACGCGTACAAACGGCGCTTGGAGATTTCAGCAAGGTAAAGCCGTTCGTCACGCTCGATGACTTACGCAAAGAGTTCCCCGTCCTCCAAGACGTGCCGGACTCATTGCTCAAGATCAGTAGTGGCGATCTCTTCGAAGTTTTACTGATCCAGCGCAAATGCCCGTTATGTACTGGATATCTGAACTGCTGGCGGGATGGAGACGGGAAAGGCGAGATCCGTGGGATTAAAAGTGTTACCCCTCACGGCATCGAGTTCGAGGAATACACCTGCCAACCGGCGCGAGATCACTTTGCCCGGATCGCCCACGCAAAGATGCTGGAACAAGCGGGGATGACTAAGGCCGAACGTCGTTTCTCGTTCAACACATTCCCACCCGAACAAAAGGAACGACACATCAAAATGGTTGAGCATGCAGAGCGTTTCGCGAATGAGTTTACGCCGGACAAGCAAGAACCGGGGATTTACCTCTTTGGCTCGAGCGGGATCGGGAAGACGCATCTGCTTTTGGCCGTATGCAACCAACTCATCGACCGTGGAGTCCCCGCAGTCTTCACCACTGCTGAGAAGTTGATGGACAGGCTGCGAGATGCAATCCGTGAGGGAGAAGGGGAGTTGACGCGACTTAAGCGTTGGTACTCCACCGTCCCTATGCTGGCGATCGACGAATTCGCTCAAGAAACCGTCTCCGATTGGACGTTAGGCAAAATGTTCGAAATCTTGGATGACCGATGGCAAAGCGGGCTTTCCACTTGGTTCGCCAGCAATACGGAGCCACCGTTTGTTTATGACCACTACCATCCCGACGATCCTCGAATTGCCAAAGTCGTCAAAGCGCTTCGCTCGCGTGTGTTCGAGCTTGCTCTGGCTGGGCGAATGACCGGTCGAGACCATCGACTCAAAAACCTCGCAAATGCGTTTGAACCGGAGTATTGATTATGCAGAACACAGAAGACCACCAACTCCCGGAACCACACCACATCGAGGCCGAGCAAGCGGTGTTAGGGGCATGTCTTCTTGAGGCAACGGCGCTGGATGTCGTAGCCGACATTCTTGTGCACGATGACTTTTTCCTCATGGAGCACGTGCTGATCTACCGCACTTTACTCGCAATGCGAGACGAAGGTGTCCCAATCGATCCCGTCGAGCTTAGCAAGCGGCTCTCGAACCGACGCCGGATACAAAAGGTCGGCGGCGTCCAGTATTTGCGCAACCTCGAAGAGTCCTGTCCCACGGCTTCAAACGTCGACCATTACGCTCTGATCGTCAAGGAGAAGGCGCAACTTCGGTTGTTTCTTCTATCCGCCAAAGAAGTAGCCGCAGGGGTCTATGACGGTGCCACGGTCGAAGAGTTGATCGAGAAACAGCATCGTACCCTGAACAAAATCCAAAGTAGCAACGTGCAGGGGAAGAAGGACTTCCGTAAGTCCAGTGACGTTCTGGCCGTCGCCATTGAACAGATCGAGGAACGGTACTACAACAGAAATCTCACAGGGAGAGCGATCACGGGGATTCCGACGGGATACGCCGATCTGGACGAGATGCTTGCAGGTTTACAACGGTCCGACCTCATCATCCTTGCGGCGCGACCGGCCGTTGGTAAAACGGCATTCGCGCTCAACTTGGCGCAAAACGTTGCTGTTCGTGCCCGGCAAAATGTCGCCGTTTTCTCGTTGGAGATGTCGGCCGAGCAACTTGTCCAGAGGATGCTTTGCGCAGAAGGAAACATCGACGCTGGTAAGTTGCGGACCGGTGACCTGAGCGATGACGACTGGATTAAGTTGTCGCTGGCCGTTGGAACGATCGGAGACGCTCCGCTTTTCATCGACGATACACCGGGCATCACCATCTCTGAGATCCGCGCGAAGTGTAAACGGTTGGTCGAAGAAGAGGGTGATCTTGCCCTCATCGTCATTGACTACCTGCAGCTCATATCTGGGCGAGGTGGCAACAACCGCGTACAGGAAGTGTCGGAGATCTCCCGCCAGTTGAAGTTGCTGGCTCGCGAACTGAATGTCACCGTCGTGGCTTTGTCTCAGCTCTCCCGTTCGGTCGAGAGCCGTCAGGACAAACGCCCGATGTTGTCTGACCTGCGTGAGTCCGGCTCCATCGAGCAAGACGCGGACATCGTTTCGTTCCTGTACCGTGACGACTACTACAACCCGGAATCCGAAAAGCGGAACGTGGTCGAGTTCATCATTGCGAAGCAGCGCTCCGGCCCGACCGGAACCGTGGAAATCGTATTCCTGAAAAATTACAACAAGTTCGTCAACCTAAAGCGAGACCCGCAAGTGGTTATGAATTTTGAAGGCGGGGCCTCTTCGTGAATAGATGGACATTCCAAACAGGAAGGAGCAGCACCGTATGCAACAAATCAAACCTGAATTTCTGAGCGCCGACCAGCTTGCGGAGATTGCTGTAGGTCTCACACCAGAAGCGATCAAAGCAGAGCAACAACTTGGGGTCACAGTCGCATACCGTCCTTCCATGTCAGACGCTATTATTCAATTGCTCTTACGCAAACAGCAAAGTCTTCTCGCGCATATCGCTGCAACGCAGAAACCGGACGGCATGTACAAACTCCGAGGGTTGTATATCCTGCGGGAACATACGACAGCACATACAATCATGGAAATTGCGGCCGGCATCCTCGAGGTCGAGATGATTGCAATCAAGGCGGGGTTGGGTAACGTCATGGACGCTGAACTGGCGGACAAAGCCGACGACCTCTGCTACGGCTGGTGCAACGATTTTTCCGAAACCTGTGACGATGAGGCCTATGTTACTGAACTGTTCCGTTTGCTTGGGATTGAAGAACCGACCAAGGAGGGACCATCATGCTGACCCAAAATCAACTGCGCCTGTTCTCCAGCGAGTGGCGCACGCTGTTTGCAAACCTTGAGAGCCGCAACTACCACCTGTCCTACAACTCTGGCGTGATCGAGATCCGCCACGCAACCGCCGGCATCAACATGGACGTTGAGCTCGACACCGAGCGTCGTGGTCGCTGGAAGATGACACTGTACAAGCCCTTCGGCATGCTGCCGATCATCGATCGCAAGCGGCATGACTCCCACATGATTGAGATGATCAGCTACTGGCTCAACCGTGCCGAGCAGTCGCCGCTCATGTACAGCTTCATCCGCCCGGTGATCGTCGGGGTGCAGGGGGTTACGGCATGATCCGAAAAGATCGGCAAGTTGAACTGTTTGGGCAGGTCTTCGCAGGTGTGATTGACACGTGGGAGGGGCAGGGCTTCCGAGTGAACGAAGAGCAGGACGGTCGTCTCCTAGTCGTTGAGGAAGACCGCGTTCGGGTTGAAATCGAGTTCCGCTACGGTGATCGGGCTGAGATCCGTCTCGTCGCACCGGCGGAGATTCGCGAGATCGATCACGAGTTGCTCCTGTTCGACGATCCGGGCGATTTGACGGATCGGACAGCAATATTGATCGGCAACACGGTAGATCAGTTCCTGCAACGTGCGATCGATGTCGCGTACCCGACGCAACCGAGGGCGGTGGCCGGAGCATGAAGGAGATGCACCAAAGAGCCGCAGCTCGTGCCGCGATCATCCTCCTTGCTGTCGTCGCCAGCACGATCGGCGTGAAGGAGACGGTGCTTGCTTCCATCCTTGCTGTTGGTTGCCTCTGGGCTGAGCGGAGGGAGGCGAGGCGGCGTGGGAGTCGCGGTAAGCAGTCCGTTGAAGTGGTTCGGCGGTAAGGGGCATCTGGCAAAAGAACTTCATCGGTACCTGCCTCAGCACAAGTGCTTCGTCGATTTGTTCGGTGGCGGCGGGAACATGACCAGCATGAAGGAGCCTTCCGATGTCGAGATCTTCAACGACATCGATGGTGATCTCGTCAATTTCCTGCTTGTTCTCCGTGGAGACCCTGAAAAGTTGGCACAGGCAGTCGCGACGCTTCCGTATTCCGAAGAACTTTTCGAAAAGTGGAAGTGGCAAAAGGGGCGCAAAAGCAACTTCGAGCGTGCGGTCTGCTTCTTCTACCTCAACCGACTGGCCGTGTCGGCCGGGAACAACCATCGAAGCGGGTGGAGCCACGGAGGTACCAAGGCGAACAAGGCCCGCGAATACCAATCCGCAGTCGTTAGGCTTGAGGCGTTCGCCAAGCGGTTTCAACAAGTCGAGATCCACAACAGGGACTACAAGGACGTCATTCGATTGCGCGACTCCGAGGACACCGTCTTCTACATCGATCCGCCCTATAACGGGCGCGAGCGAAGGTACAAAGGTGGGTTTCGACGTAGGGACCACATCGAGCTTGCCGAGATTCTCCGGCAGATCAAAGGAAAGGCGATGGTCAGCTACTATCCGCACCCTTTGGTGGACGAGTTGTACAAAAACTGGCCGCGGCGGATCGAGATTGGCTCGCACACTTTCTCCCAAGTGTCGCGGGAAGAGGAGCGACCGAAGCGTACAGAGTTGCTTTTTCTGAGTTGGGAAGATCCGCAGGCCAACATTTTTGACTGGGTGGGTAACTGACGGTGGATGCGCTTTTTGATCTTAATTCTGTTGAGACTGTCGAACCAGAAAAACTTGAACGTCCCCTATCAAAACGTGGCAGTAAGACCCCTTCGCCGCAAAAGAAACAGAACGATCTTCAATTCAATCTGTTCGAGACCCCTAATCAACAGGTGACGTATGAAGAATCGGATGACCATACCCAGGTGATGTACAACACTTTTTTGTTGGATCACCTCTTGAAAATAGAGAACGACCCAGCGGTTTACGAGCAAATGAAATTACTTGCGGAGAAGCCATTTCTCGTCCAGATCAGACAGGATGTCGTGATTTCAAGGTGATCGCGTATCGCAAAACCTACTCGTGGTCTTGGGGAACAGATTACGACATCGTGCTCTTGGCATCCAACGGAGAGTATCACCTCGTGGTAGTTAATACCGGAACAGAGACCAAACTTCACCTTGGTCGCATGCTTGGCTTGGATCACCGCTGGATACGCGAAAAGCACTCCTTTTTTTCGATAGAGGATGCATGGCAGCTGCGATTAAGTCTGGCGGACGTTCCTTGCTGCAAAGTCATTAGGCAGTCGGCTCGCCAAGTCTTAATGAAATTCGACATCGATCAAAGGTTTGAGCAGTTGAAGACGATTGAAAAAGAAAAGGCAAGAGTGGAGCGTCGGTAACGACTTACGGACAGGGGTTCGAACGAGGTGAGGCGACACCAACACGAATAGAGAAGGGGGCAGAGCACATTTGACGCGATTCAAATCGTTTCAAAACAACGCCAACCTTGGCAAATCATTTGAGGATCGGGTGATCCAAGCTAACCAGCAATATGCAGCTCGCGGTGTAGCGGTCATACAAAAAGTTGCGACTCCTTTCCAGATCATCCGGAAGGGTAAGGGGATGATCGCAGTTCCAACAGAGAAGTCTACTGTAGATTTTGTTGGGCTGGCAGTCGGACGAGGGGTTGCTCTCGATGCTAAGACAACCAAGGTCCAAACGAACTTTCCGCTTAGCAATGTCGAGCAGCACCAGATCGACTTTCTTGTTCG contains these protein-coding regions:
- a CDS encoding AAA family ATPase, with the protein product MKPIQKIHMQNMKGNTLTRVLSGIDCFTGTNGAGKSSHLEAVQIALLGYAPVKGKKPADTFEFSSSLNSMSVGLEIDGFSFSRSFTRAVKMSKGVPEVKISQTLSISPSRGESNDTEKKARVAAEVGNFPVMLDFKEFLNLSDAKRRDFMYSLVGQGNTWDKKRVAEHFDDLLTHELEIRQPDTYLILQETISRSLEEYQDEMTIDEGLIAIIGYVTDQLSLWKSKARDTEGAIRVATEQKNELEQTDRNIKENEARLTELRDKLLSLSTKIAEDGQKKRIMDQRAERMQWLQDLIQKLKDQPPVSIDSLESEIAMLEGQMDHTNDQEEYDALSSEKKAKQGELEALRKTISLMDAEGSKLNAEIASIQQTLDTIDKNKGVCVIQHQIKCDKDFTAYQTDAALQIKERTDRGSELWQEREEARLQGEQLVTRISEIEQLMSEIMRRTQQRQKENQARSNRVTALNKQINEINAAEKKRLNDLDAAQKEYDTLFTAPPETIGDLTLMAELRAGYEQEIAKLERVLPEQRKSRDLLQQSRRTIMDNMKAEYKQQAFEMVKQALGPKGIQGEIVKTMLDPLRDDIKGNLAALGIHRDVFFQTESDTGQEVFRFGWMNGDQRCHFDTLSTGQQLMFLIAFLVTVIDRANPPVKVLAVDNIENLDEQNLQSALMGLLSLKFRLDNILIAGVIDPKIARNAGWTVHEIPPRSALETTNAADAMTSQKESEDLEF
- a CDS encoding ATP-dependent helicase, giving the protein MLNGLNPAQHQAVTSSSKRICVLAGAGTGKTKTLTSRIAYLNDEHRIGTSGMLALTFTRLAGLEMKERIASLVGEQKAKEMFCNTFHAFCVTALQRYGNRLGLEPNFTIYDPEDQESVVEQVIKDLKVKAKVADVFLDINCFIRGEEKFKSEATRLAATEYKYRLKRNNAISLDELLLRTLILFKQEAVAEYYRESYPYVFVDEFQDTDEIQWEIIQLFRPKNLLVVGDDFQAIYGWRGARVENILEVAEDPAYEVVKLEQNYRSTLPIVDASNSLIKHNTKQTEKVLVTDRPGDPVVTLLDFVNEEQEAAYIADHVMQHRRAGGKFSDVAVLARTNRQLSLVKDKLREGAIPALIISKDSDPLAKPDVQKLLKYIAYMINPSDERSLRSCINFPERRITDLQMSGAEVDAGFGKSLREAMEDQAPKCRNFFNQIDATTRNGDNNSFWSDDAWLVIQGCAFDLGLKDFYTDHSLQNRYEDVRAGLTFAQRWCNQQHAAGERADIQTFMKWIHIRDLQDYYQRDVDAIQLFTIHGSKGLEFDTVIMVGMNQGTFPSKRSMKTDPEEERRLAYVGVTRAKRHLILTRPQTTFGYGKMTEHEPSQYIRELGLAVQV
- a CDS encoding DnaD domain protein; amino-acid sequence: MKCCEGLVAFSNWLETNPLDATAQALWMHLFALWQKGGSPDEFVVANSTLEAKIGVTFKPLNNHRNTLIQRGLISYQGLPKRKGGKYRLLLFAQSIGTSVGKSPIDTPIDMDVTRSMGISRTESPTDRPIDPPTDAPIDRPTDHPAGVFLQEGMNERKNDGMNETRAEEKVEDPWQTMQSLFRQTFGRAMRKTDYDVVNEYLDDGMDISVIVYALEAAKANGADTVKYLWTTIGDWFANRNVKTVADYLRMMEQQQTDQPPQPPRQQQQGKRSGGMQKNNVVPISDYDRDVIEAWANRGGRQSG
- a CDS encoding ATP-binding protein, whose translation is MKRVQTALGDFSKVKPFVTLDDLRKEFPVLQDVPDSLLKISSGDLFEVLLIQRKCPLCTGYLNCWRDGDGKGEIRGIKSVTPHGIEFEEYTCQPARDHFARIAHAKMLEQAGMTKAERRFSFNTFPPEQKERHIKMVEHAERFANEFTPDKQEPGIYLFGSSGIGKTHLLLAVCNQLIDRGVPAVFTTAEKLMDRLRDAIREGEGELTRLKRWYSTVPMLAIDEFAQETVSDWTLGKMFEILDDRWQSGLSTWFASNTEPPFVYDHYHPDDPRIAKVVKALRSRVFELALAGRMTGRDHRLKNLANAFEPEY
- the dnaB gene encoding replicative DNA helicase, producing MQNTEDHQLPEPHHIEAEQAVLGACLLEATALDVVADILVHDDFFLMEHVLIYRTLLAMRDEGVPIDPVELSKRLSNRRRIQKVGGVQYLRNLEESCPTASNVDHYALIVKEKAQLRLFLLSAKEVAAGVYDGATVEELIEKQHRTLNKIQSSNVQGKKDFRKSSDVLAVAIEQIEERYYNRNLTGRAITGIPTGYADLDEMLAGLQRSDLIILAARPAVGKTAFALNLAQNVAVRARQNVAVFSLEMSAEQLVQRMLCAEGNIDAGKLRTGDLSDDDWIKLSLAVGTIGDAPLFIDDTPGITISEIRAKCKRLVEEEGDLALIVIDYLQLISGRGGNNRVQEVSEISRQLKLLARELNVTVVALSQLSRSVESRQDKRPMLSDLRESGSIEQDADIVSFLYRDDYYNPESEKRNVVEFIIAKQRSGPTGTVEIVFLKNYNKFVNLKRDPQVVMNFEGGASS
- a CDS encoding DNA adenine methylase, translating into MGVAVSSPLKWFGGKGHLAKELHRYLPQHKCFVDLFGGGGNMTSMKEPSDVEIFNDIDGDLVNFLLVLRGDPEKLAQAVATLPYSEELFEKWKWQKGRKSNFERAVCFFYLNRLAVSAGNNHRSGWSHGGTKANKAREYQSAVVRLEAFAKRFQQVEIHNRDYKDVIRLRDSEDTVFYIDPPYNGRERRYKGGFRRRDHIELAEILRQIKGKAMVSYYPHPLVDELYKNWPRRIEIGSHTFSQVSREEERPKRTELLFLSWEDPQANIFDWVGN
- a CDS encoding Holliday junction resolvase RecU, encoding MTRFKSFQNNANLGKSFEDRVIQANQQYAARGVAVIQKVATPFQIIRKGKGMIAVPTEKSTVDFVGLAVGRGVALDAKTTKVQTNFPLSNVEQHQIDFLVRWKKQGGAAFLLIEFSTLRDEIYRLDVDQLVRWWIESAMPKGRKSIPIDFFRNECPLVRAKNGVVLDYLDFIISPEVA